Proteins from a genomic interval of Lactococcus protaetiae:
- a CDS encoding ribose-phosphate diphosphokinase, whose amino-acid sequence MVYSDSHLKLFALNSNPGLAEKISQFTGIPLGKLSSKQFSDGEIMINMEESVRSQDVFIIQSTSCPVNDHLWELLIMIDACKRASAHTINVVIPYFGYARQDRTATSREPITAKLVADMIVKAGADRVLTLDIHAVQVQGFFDIPVDNLFTVPLFADYYRRNGLFGDDVIVVAPKNSGIKRARSLAEYLESPIAIVDYEDDDKNRENGYVIGNVEGKRVILIDDILNTGVTFANAAKVVRNAGASEIYAVASHGLFTTNAAEILEQADIKEILVTDSVVTEHRKPLNVKYLSAAEYLANAILRIHEGRPVSPLFEHEKPQD is encoded by the coding sequence GTGGTTTACTCTGATTCACACCTAAAGCTTTTTGCCTTGAATTCAAACCCAGGCCTTGCCGAGAAAATTAGCCAGTTTACTGGAATTCCTTTGGGGAAACTCTCTTCAAAACAATTTTCCGATGGCGAAATCATGATTAATATGGAAGAAAGCGTCCGTAGTCAGGATGTTTTTATCATTCAATCTACGAGCTGTCCTGTTAATGACCATCTTTGGGAGCTTTTGATTATGATTGATGCTTGTAAACGTGCATCTGCTCATACAATCAATGTTGTTATTCCTTACTTTGGTTATGCTAGACAAGACCGCACTGCAACTTCGCGCGAACCGATTACTGCGAAACTCGTTGCCGATATGATTGTTAAAGCTGGTGCAGACCGTGTTTTGACACTTGATATTCATGCCGTACAGGTTCAAGGTTTCTTTGATATCCCCGTAGATAACCTTTTTACCGTACCGCTTTTCGCCGATTATTACCGTAGAAATGGTTTATTTGGTGATGATGTTATCGTTGTAGCTCCTAAAAATTCGGGAATCAAACGCGCTCGCTCCCTTGCTGAATATCTTGAATCTCCTATCGCTATTGTTGACTACGAAGATGATGACAAGAACCGTGAAAACGGCTACGTAATCGGTAACGTCGAAGGTAAACGTGTTATTCTTATTGATGATATTTTGAACACTGGTGTTACCTTTGCAAATGCTGCCAAAGTTGTCCGTAACGCTGGTGCCAGCGAAATCTATGCAGTCGCAAGTCATGGTTTGTTTACAACAAATGCTGCTGAAATCCTTGAACAAGCAGATATCAAAGAAATTCTTGTCACAGATTCTGTAGTGACAGAGCATCGTAAACCTTTAAATGTCAAATATTTAAGTGCAGCTGAGTACTTGGCTAATGCTATTTTACGTATCCACGAAGGTCGACCTGTTTCACCACTTTTTGAACATGAAAAACCACAAGATTAA
- a CDS encoding cysteine desulfurase family protein: protein MIYLDNAATTPVIPDVVSAMTESLSATFGNPSSIHSFGRQANQLVRQARDTVAKALDVSNRNIIFTSGASEANNQALIGYALANRDKGNHILTTAIEHPSVLNTVQYLHDRHGFDVTFVKPNFDGQFPAKLIEQNLQSDTILVSMMWANNETGQLLPVAEVGRLLASHPAVFHVDATQVMGKIPVHPREIGADFLTASAHKFHGPKGVGFLYYHENLKFDALIHGGEQEEKRRAGTENLHSLVGMTKALEIAMQNMEENYQHVQKLNDSLLSLLSEVDFYKNDFGATMPYVINIAFPHQNHDLLLTKLDLAGFAISTGSACTAGTVEPSHVLEAVYGESSPKLKENLRISFSELNTIDEIHAFAEKLKSLLK, encoded by the coding sequence ATGATATATTTAGACAATGCGGCAACCACCCCTGTCATTCCCGACGTTGTATCGGCAATGACAGAAAGTCTGTCAGCAACTTTTGGAAATCCATCTAGCATCCATAGTTTTGGTAGGCAGGCTAATCAACTGGTCAGACAAGCCCGTGATACTGTAGCCAAAGCACTTGATGTCTCTAATCGAAATATTATTTTCACTTCTGGCGCAAGTGAGGCCAACAACCAAGCGTTAATTGGCTATGCTCTCGCCAATCGAGATAAAGGAAATCATATCTTAACAACTGCGATTGAACATCCCTCTGTTTTAAATACTGTTCAGTATCTCCATGATAGGCATGGATTTGATGTTACTTTCGTAAAGCCAAATTTTGATGGACAATTTCCAGCAAAATTAATTGAGCAAAATTTACAATCAGATACTATTTTGGTCAGCATGATGTGGGCAAATAATGAAACTGGACAGCTTCTCCCAGTCGCAGAAGTAGGACGGTTACTAGCCTCTCATCCAGCTGTATTCCATGTTGATGCTACGCAAGTCATGGGAAAAATCCCTGTCCATCCGCGAGAAATTGGTGCTGATTTTCTGACTGCTTCTGCTCATAAGTTCCACGGACCAAAAGGTGTTGGCTTTCTCTATTATCATGAAAATTTGAAGTTTGATGCACTGATTCACGGCGGAGAACAAGAAGAAAAACGACGAGCTGGAACAGAAAATCTTCATTCACTTGTCGGTATGACCAAAGCTTTAGAAATCGCCATGCAAAATATGGAAGAAAATTACCAACACGTTCAAAAGCTTAATGATAGCCTTCTGTCGCTGCTTTCAGAGGTTGACTTTTACAAAAATGATTTTGGTGCTACAATGCCATACGTCATTAATATTGCATTTCCTCACCAAAATCATGATTTGTTGCTGACAAAGCTAGATTTAGCAGGTTTTGCAATTTCTACTGGCTCTGCTTGCACAGCTGGAACCGTTGAACCTTCGCACGTTTTAGAAGCTGTTTATGGTGAAAGTTCTCCCAAATTAAAAGAAAATTTGCGTATCTCTTTTTCAGAGCTAAACACAATAGATGAAATTCATGCTTTCGCTGAAAAGCTGAAAAGTTTATTGAAGTGA
- a CDS encoding DUF1831 domain-containing protein: MAFITEKHLGDSNYTYSLAPTVKKFTLKDTTFIQTKIGNFEFKRMLEEVPNSNEGFLLKIIVNPDLTGFKLSITDKSGLRNVNIFKNASPIIQEKFYFQMDALIDRGVFTKTQA, from the coding sequence ATGGCTTTTATTACTGAAAAACATCTTGGTGACAGTAACTATACTTACAGTCTGGCTCCAACCGTAAAAAAATTCACACTCAAAGATACCACTTTCATCCAAACAAAAATTGGAAACTTTGAGTTCAAAAGAATGCTTGAGGAAGTTCCTAATTCCAATGAAGGATTTCTTTTAAAGATTATTGTCAATCCAGATTTGACCGGTTTCAAATTATCTATTACAGACAAATCCGGACTACGTAATGTCAATATCTTTAAAAATGCCAGTCCAATTATCCAAGAAAAATTTTACTTTCAAATGGATGCACTTATTGACCGAGGCGTCTTTACAAAAACACAAGCATAA
- the tuf gene encoding elongation factor Tu, which translates to MAKQVYDRSKPHVNIGTIGHVDHGKTTLSAAISKVLADKGLADQTDFASIDAAPEERERGITINTAHIEYSTEKRHYAHIDAPGHADYVKNMITGAAQMDGAILVVAATDGPMPQTREHILLSRQVGVKYLIVFLNKADLVDDEELMELVEMEVRDLLTEYDFPGDDIPVIAGSALGALNGEPQWVAKVEELMDIVDEYIPTPERDTDKPLLLPVEDVFSITGRGTVASGRIERGTVKVGDEIEIVGIKDETKKAVVTGIEMFRKTLTEGLAGDNVGVLLRGVQRDEIERGQVIAKPGSITPHTTFEGEVYVLSKEEGGRHTPFFDNYRPQFYFHTTDVTGSVKLPEGTEMVMPGDNVHIDVELIHPVAIEQGTTFSIREGGRTVGSGIVAEIKA; encoded by the coding sequence ATGGCTAAACAAGTTTACGACCGTAGCAAACCACACGTAAATATTGGTACTATCGGACACGTTGACCATGGTAAAACAACATTGTCAGCTGCTATCTCTAAAGTTCTTGCAGATAAAGGTTTGGCTGACCAAACTGACTTCGCTTCTATCGATGCTGCACCAGAAGAACGCGAACGTGGGATCACAATCAACACTGCCCATATCGAATACTCAACTGAAAAACGTCACTATGCCCACATCGATGCTCCAGGTCACGCGGACTACGTTAAAAACATGATTACTGGTGCCGCTCAAATGGACGGAGCAATCCTTGTTGTTGCTGCTACTGATGGACCTATGCCACAAACTCGTGAACACATCTTGCTTTCACGTCAAGTTGGTGTTAAATATCTTATCGTCTTCCTTAACAAAGCTGACCTTGTTGATGATGAAGAATTGATGGAACTTGTTGAAATGGAAGTTCGTGACCTTCTTACAGAATACGATTTCCCAGGTGACGATATTCCTGTAATCGCTGGTTCTGCACTTGGTGCTTTGAACGGTGAACCTCAATGGGTTGCTAAAGTTGAAGAATTGATGGATATCGTTGACGAATATATCCCAACTCCAGAACGTGACACTGACAAACCACTCCTTCTCCCAGTCGAAGATGTGTTCTCAATCACTGGTCGTGGTACTGTTGCTTCAGGACGTATCGAACGTGGTACTGTTAAAGTTGGTGACGAAATCGAAATCGTTGGTATCAAAGACGAAACTAAAAAAGCTGTTGTTACTGGTATTGAAATGTTCCGTAAAACACTTACAGAAGGTCTTGCTGGCGATAACGTTGGTGTACTTCTCCGCGGTGTTCAACGTGACGAAATCGAACGTGGTCAAGTTATTGCTAAACCAGGTTCAATCACTCCTCATACAACATTCGAAGGTGAAGTTTACGTATTGAGCAAAGAAGAAGGCGGACGTCACACTCCATTCTTCGATAACTACCGTCCTCAATTCTACTTCCACACAACTGACGTTACTGGTTCAGTTAAACTTCCAGAAGGTACTGAAATGGTAATGCCTGGTGATAATGTTCACATCGATGTTGAATTGATTCACCCAGTTGCTATCGAACAAGGAACAACATTCTCTATCCGTGAAGGTGGACGTACTGTTGGTTCAGGTATCGTTGCTGAAATCAAAGCTTAA
- a CDS encoding helix-turn-helix domain-containing protein translates to MRARLQLSKFEFGARLSPALPPEMIQEIEANQIIPTLEHLIQIADLGKVTLDWLLRYDR, encoded by the coding sequence ATAAGAGCTAGACTTCAACTTTCAAAGTTTGAATTTGGAGCAAGACTTTCACCTGCTTTACCACCTGAAATGATACAAGAAATAGAGGCAAATCAAATTATTCCAACATTGGAGCATCTCATCCAAATTGCTGATTTAGGAAAAGTCACTTTAGATTGGTTGTTAAGATATGATAGATGA
- the secG gene encoding preprotein translocase subunit SecG yields MIYNILFSMMLIISIGIVIAIFMQPSKQDGAINAFSGGTEELIDSHKSRGAEFMIRCFTSVMIVFWLVISLSLVILSAY; encoded by the coding sequence GTGATTTACAATATTTTGTTCAGTATGATGTTGATAATATCAATTGGGATTGTTATAGCGATTTTTATGCAACCGTCGAAACAGGATGGAGCAATAAATGCTTTTTCGGGAGGAACAGAAGAATTAATTGACAGTCATAAATCAAGAGGGGCTGAATTTATGATTCGATGTTTTACTTCGGTCATGATTGTATTTTGGTTAGTGATTAGTTTGAGTTTAGTTATTTTATCAGCTTATTAG
- the glf gene encoding UDP-galactopyranose mutase, translating into MKYNTKNYDYLIVGAGPFGSVFAYEAAKRGKRSLVIDKRLHIGGNMFTHKEHGINIHDYGAHIFHTNDERIWNYVNQFTEFMSYTNQVLANYKGELYNLPFNMNTFYQMWGVKTPREAKDKIFEQKSVAEISKNPKNLEEQAIALIGTDIYKKLIKGYTEKQWGRKATELPAFIIRRLPVRYTFDNNYFDDRYQGIPIDGYTQIFNKMLQSELIDVQMGVDFFHAREEYLEEFPRIVYTGMIDQFFDYKFGELEYRSICFESQVFESDNMQGNAVINYTDSETPFTRVMEWRHFDKRAEGGYTVLTKEYPQKWDKTKEAYYPINDKKIQRYLKNIEEKLINIIKLFLEDDWEITNTMTWIRFLMQL; encoded by the coding sequence GTGAAATATAATACTAAAAATTATGACTATCTTATAGTTGGAGCTGGTCCTTTTGGCTCGGTATTTGCTTATGAGGCTGCCAAACGTGGTAAACGTTCACTAGTTATAGATAAACGATTACATATTGGAGGGAATATGTTTACACATAAAGAACATGGTATTAATATCCATGACTATGGTGCTCATATATTTCATACAAATGATGAACGAATTTGGAACTATGTGAATCAGTTTACAGAATTCATGAGTTACACAAATCAGGTGTTGGCTAATTATAAAGGTGAACTTTATAACCTTCCGTTTAATATGAATACTTTTTATCAAATGTGGGGAGTAAAGACTCCTAGGGAAGCAAAGGATAAAATTTTTGAACAGAAAAGTGTAGCTGAAATATCTAAGAATCCAAAAAACTTAGAAGAGCAAGCGATTGCCCTAATTGGTACAGATATTTATAAAAAACTTATAAAGGGTTATACAGAAAAACAATGGGGGCGAAAAGCGACAGAATTGCCCGCATTCATCATTCGGAGGCTACCAGTACGTTACACATTTGATAATAACTATTTTGATGATCGGTATCAAGGAATACCTATAGATGGCTATACACAGATTTTTAATAAAATGCTACAGTCTGAATTAATTGATGTTCAGATGGGCGTAGATTTTTTTCATGCTAGAGAAGAATATTTAGAGGAGTTTCCACGTATTGTTTATACTGGGATGATTGACCAATTTTTTGATTATAAGTTTGGTGAACTTGAGTATCGCTCAATCTGTTTTGAGTCACAAGTTTTCGAATCAGATAATATGCAGGGAAATGCTGTGATTAACTATACTGATTCTGAAACTCCGTTTACTCGCGTGATGGAATGGCGACATTTTGATAAGAGGGCAGAGGGTGGTTATACTGTTTTGACTAAAGAATACCCTCAAAAGTGGGATAAGACCAAAGAAGCATATTATCCTATAAATGATAAAAAAATTCAGAGATATTTAAAAAATATAGAAGAGAAGCTGATAAATATAATCAAGTTATTTTTGGAGGACGATTGGGAAATTACCAATACTATGACATGGATCAGGTTTTTAATGCAGCTTTAA
- a CDS encoding amidase domain-containing protein, with amino-acid sequence MTYKLVAGTALALGISTFGATAHADELPVSNEVTCTSQVVNNGNELVTSDDSGQTNTGDTGQVTTDNNNETPDNTPDETGSNGESSEGTGNSGDDSSVTPPDETKPTEPSTPPTPPSTPDKPKPTPPKPSTPASPSKPKPASPKPSTPSKTISSSTKTVTSHVFSHSETVVSSYANSAYYQSSTVGSSKLSNATSIYTGPVLKKIEAAQPIKKIDTSSPEAFIKSIAPRVQVLAGKNNLFASIILAQAILESGYGQSNMAQKYFNIFNITGAYLGKSVTFQTQEFAGTNPYFTQQSFRVYSNYDQSLDDYINLMLKGTTWNPDIYAGSWKSQSKTYQEAAESLQGVFATDPDYAQKLIDIIQEYNLNFYDNVDSSTQVWASDTPASPVLSSKLDTSNFPAYNGVEYPGSESYAFGNCTQYVYNRIIQLGGQIGTHMGNGGEWGINAQAQGYYTTTVPTEGYAVSFPPGVAGSSSVYGHVAFVEKVYPDNSILVSEMNVKGNNIVSERHISAGVAALATYIQPK; translated from the coding sequence ATGACCTACAAGCTAGTAGCAGGTACAGCACTAGCCTTGGGGATAAGTACGTTTGGTGCTACGGCTCATGCAGATGAGTTACCAGTTTCGAATGAGGTGACGTGTACGTCACAGGTTGTGAATAATGGTAATGAATTAGTAACGAGTGATGATTCGGGTCAAACGAATACAGGTGATACGGGTCAAGTAACAACAGATAATAATAATGAGACGCCAGACAATACGCCAGATGAGACGGGAAGCAATGGGGAGAGTTCGGAAGGAACGGGAAATTCAGGAGATGATTCGTCAGTCACGCCTCCAGATGAAACTAAACCTACGGAGCCTAGCACGCCGCCTACTCCACCGAGTACGCCGGATAAACCGAAACCGACGCCTCCAAAACCAAGCACACCAGCATCACCAAGTAAGCCGAAGCCAGCATCACCTAAGCCAAGTACTCCGAGTAAAACGATTAGCTCATCTACAAAAACTGTAACAAGTCATGTTTTTTCACATTCTGAAACAGTTGTTTCTAGTTATGCGAATTCTGCTTATTATCAGTCTTCGACAGTGGGAAGCTCAAAGCTGAGTAACGCCACTTCCATTTATACAGGTCCTGTATTGAAGAAAATAGAGGCGGCTCAACCCATTAAGAAAATTGATACGTCTAGCCCAGAAGCTTTCATCAAGAGTATTGCACCTCGAGTACAGGTTTTGGCGGGTAAAAATAATCTTTTTGCTTCGATTATCTTGGCGCAAGCGATTTTAGAGTCGGGTTATGGTCAAAGTAATATGGCTCAGAAGTACTTTAATATTTTCAATATTACAGGGGCTTATTTAGGGAAATCAGTGACATTCCAAACGCAAGAGTTTGCTGGAACTAATCCTTATTTTACTCAACAGAGTTTTCGAGTTTATAGTAACTATGATCAATCTTTAGATGATTATATTAACTTAATGTTGAAAGGGACGACTTGGAATCCAGATATTTATGCAGGTTCTTGGAAGTCTCAGTCGAAAACTTATCAAGAAGCAGCGGAATCATTGCAGGGTGTTTTTGCGACAGATCCTGACTATGCTCAAAAACTGATTGATATTATCCAAGAATATAATCTGAATTTCTATGACAATGTAGATAGTAGTACTCAAGTATGGGCGTCAGATACACCAGCAAGTCCTGTGTTAAGTTCAAAATTGGATACATCGAATTTTCCTGCTTATAATGGGGTGGAATATCCAGGTTCAGAGAGTTATGCGTTTGGAAATTGTACGCAGTATGTGTATAACCGAATCATTCAACTTGGGGGTCAGATTGGAACTCATATGGGTAATGGTGGTGAATGGGGGATTAATGCTCAGGCACAAGGTTATTATACGACGACTGTTCCAACAGAGGGTTATGCGGTAAGTTTCCCTCCAGGAGTTGCGGGTTCGAGTTCTGTTTATGGTCATGTGGCTTTTGTAGAGAAGGTGTATCCAGATAATTCAATATTAGTTTCTGAGATGAATGTTAAGGGGAATAATATTGTGAGTGAGCGTCATATTTCTGCTGGAGTGGCGGCATTGGCAACTTATATTCAACCTAAATGA
- a CDS encoding LPXTG cell wall anchor domain-containing protein: MANSLPKTGETNDALATGTGWATLLGAIGATLLGRRRRKEERDGE, encoded by the coding sequence ATGGCAAATTCTTTACCGAAAACTGGAGAAACCAATGATGCTTTAGCCACTGGAACTGGTTGGGCGACTCTTCTAGGAGCTATTGGTGCAACACTTTTGGGAAGAAGACGTAGAAAAGAAGAAAGAGATGGGGAATAA